The Henckelia pumila isolate YLH828 chromosome 2, ASM3356847v2, whole genome shotgun sequence genome includes a window with the following:
- the LOC140882062 gene encoding malate dehydrogenase, chloroplastic-like — protein MTTSATTFSIGSAVAAGSKVGPYSQLKALSANSKSEYHLVSFNGLKPAASIKLDAKSLFTGSESTAALKQFFVNKSQKHNNRTYYHVQPQASYKVAVLGAAGGIGQPLALLIKMSPLVSQLNLYDIANVKGVTADLSHCNTPSVVSDFTGESNLPNSLKGADVVVIPAGVPRKPGMTRDDLFNINANIVKTLVEAVADNCPDALIHIISNPINSTVPIAAEVLKEKGVYDPKKLFGVTTLDVVRANTFVAQRKNLRLIDVDVPVIGGHAGVTILPLLSKTKQSVTFSDEEVQELTVRIQNAGTEVVEAKAGAGSATLSMAYAAARFVESSLRGLDGDSDVYECAYVQSDLTELPFFASRIKLGRNGVEAFVPSILQGLTEYEQKALEALKPELKASIEKGVAFVPKQPVAV, from the coding sequence ATGACAACATCAGCAACCACCTTTTCCATTGGCTCCGCCGTAGCTGCTGGCTCAAAAGTTGGCCCCTATTCACAACTCAAGGCATTGAGTGCAAATTCGAAATCCGAATACCACCTTGTTAGTTTCAATGGCCTCAAACCAGCAGCCTCCATAAAACTTGACGCGAAGTCTTTGTTCACTGGCAGCGAGAGCACTGCAGCTCTGAAGCAGTTTTTCGTCAACAAATCCCAAAAGCATAACAACAGAACGTACTATCATGTTCAACCTCAAGCTTCCTACAAGGTAGCTGTTCTTGGAGCTGCTGGTGGTATAGGCCAGCCACTAGCTCTTTTGATCAAAATGTCACCACTAGTTTCTCAATTAAACCTTTATGATATAGCAAACGTGAAGGGTGTTACGGCTGATCTGAGTCACTGCAACACACCTTCGGTGGTTTCGGATTTCACTGGAGAATCCAATCTCCCCAATAGTTTGAAGGGTGCTGATGTCGTTGTCATACCTGCTGGTGTTCCAAGAAAGCCTGGTATGACCCGAGATGACCTCTTTAACATAAATGCCAACATAGTGAAAACATTAGTAGAGGCTGTTGCCGATAACTGCCCTGATGCCTTGATTCACATCATAAGCAATCCAATCAATTCGACAGTTCCAATTGCTGCTGAGGTCTTGAAAGAGAAGGGGGTGTACGATCCCAAGAAGCTCTTCGGTGTTACCACACTCGATGTAGTTCGAGCCAATACTTTCGTCGCTCAAAGAAAAAACCTGAGGCTTATTGATGTTGATGTCCCGGTTATTGGTGGCCATGCAGGAGTTACTATCCTCCCCCTGTTGTCAAAGACCAAACAGTCTGTCACTTTTAGCGACGAAGAAGTGCAAGAATTGACTGTAAGGATTCAAAATGCTGGCACAGAAGTTGTCGAGGCCAAGGCTGGAGCAGGGTCAGCTACTCTTTCGATGGCATATGCTGCAGCTCGGTTTGTTGAGTCGTCCCTCCGAGGTCTGGACGGTGATAGTGATGTTTACGAATGTGCATATGTCCAGTCCGATCTCACAGAACTGCCTTTCTTTGCCTCAAGAATTAAGCTTGGAAGAAACGGAGTTGAGGCTTTCGTTCCATCCATCCTTCAAGGATTAACTGAATACGAACAGAAGGCATTGGAAGCTCTAAAGCCGGAACTGAAGGCTAGCATTGAGAAAGGCGTAGCTTTTGTTCCGAAGCAGCCTGTGGCTGTTTAG